One Hypomesus transpacificus isolate Combined female chromosome 21, fHypTra1, whole genome shotgun sequence genomic window, GGTTAAGAAATGCTATACAAGGTTTCTGAACACAACTGTTCAACAACCCAATGCAaaccaaatacatttttggttCCCCCCACAGTTTGCTGCAGTACAGTTCTCAAAGGAATCCAGGACAGTTTTTGACTTCAACGACTACCAAAAAGGGACGGCCGAAGGAAAGCTTCGGAAAGAACAACATTTTCAATCCTTAACCAATACACACAAGGCGATAGACTTTGTACTGTGCGTAACTTGAATGATTAAATACTGACATCAAAGCAAAATGAGTGACATTTTGCGTACTATAAGCTATTGTGCCTGTATAGCGGTTTAAGTGCAAGAAAGGCGGATTGCACAAAATCTATGATTATTACACAAAGAAGGAAGAAGAACAAAGAAGAAAACTGCTAAAGAAAGTCATCCACAGAAAAttgaaacataataataataattattaataataacaacaataattttGCATAATAATCTGACAGATGTGAGAAAATGCACAacctttctttttctgtttaaGGAAAAACCTATTTGATAACTCAATTGCTGGCGCCACGCCTGATGCAACAAAGGTTCTGGTTATCATCACAGATGGACTTCCCACTGATAGTGATAGGAATTTAAAGTCGATCAAAAGAACAAACGAAAAAAACATCATACGCTTTATTATTGGTGTAAGTTCTCATGTTCAAGATCACATTTGATTTCAAATACATCTACAGAAAGACATGATGACCTGCTTTTAGTTAACATTGAAGTACTATCAAACCCATCAAATGTACGGAAGTTCTAAATGTTAAATATATATGAATAATGATTTACATAATATCATACAAAACCTGCAGGTCAAGAACCCCTCAAACAAAAATAACTACAACGTAGATTTTTtggaaaaactaaaaaaacTGGCATCAGAACCAAAGGATAACAACACATTCCTCATTGAAGACTATAATGGACTGTCAAGAATCCTGGACATTTATCAGAAAAAGACTTTCAAAGGTACTGAAACTAAGTTGGACTTTACAATGTTGCTTTAAACTCTGCAGTTACAGTCAAATGTTCAATGGTAGACAATATGGATAATATTTACTCCATTTTGTATTTAGTATACAATACTGCTTGGGAAGGAAACTTAAGAAAAGATATGTCTCAAAGTGGGTTCAATAGTCAGTTACAGGAGGTAAGATAAGCTTTTTAAATTCTCCAAAATAAATGTTCTTAACTGTCGACAGTCCCAACCAAATTTGAAACATCAAATGCAAGAAGTAATTCTTAACTGCACTTTCTAAATCCTTGCACAGGATATCTTGGTTTTAGGGTCAGTGGGATTATATGAATGGCGAGGATCTCTCTCTGAGATTCAGGGCCCAGGATCGGAGAAAAGAGAAATTGTGGATCCCTCCATAGAAAAGGACTCCTACATGGGTAAAGTCATGGGCATGTCTCAGAGCACAATCTGGCAAATATGTCTTTCCTAAAGTTAATTAGGAGTGACCAGTAACCTAGTTAAGGTTACTTAAAATGTTTCAAATTATTTTATCACCATTGCAGTTGCGTTTTCTCCCGCTAAATGTGGATGATAGTATTTGTAGTATTGCTAATATTATTTTCTTTGTCAGGGTACGCTTTAACTGTTGCAAAGAAGAACGATCACCTTCTGTACCTTACTGGTGCTCCTAGTTTTGAACATAAAGGACAGATCCTCCTTTTTACTAATGATGAAAACAATGACTGGGAAGTGACTACGAAAGAGTATGGGGAGCAGGTTGGTTACATTGTGTCTGCTTATGATGCATTTTTCATAGAATTATAGCATTCAATATGATGTGATTTGGATAACTACTGTCCATGGTGTTCTTCTCAGATTGGGTCCTATTTTGGGGCAGAGCTGTCTGCAGTTGATATTGACTCAGACGGCAACACAGACTTTCTGCTGGTGGCGGCTCCAATGTTCTACCAGTCTCAGAGTGAGGGCAAGATCTATGTCTACCAACTGACTGATAAGGTTGGATTTTCCTTGGCTCTGACAGCTGATTAAGTAAAAAAAGTTGTCAAAATTCAAATAGGATAAGAAGAAGTCTTATCAAGACAGTTGAGAAAGTgtgttctgtttcctcttcctAAGCTGGAACTGAGGAGTGTGATGAACGTGTCAGGACCTTTTTGGGGAAGATTCGGGTCATCCATCTCCTCAGTCACAGATCTGAACGGTGATGATCTAAAGGATGTGGCCGTGGGCGCTCCCCTCGAGGATGAAGGCAGGGGGGCTGTGTACATCTACCTGGGTGACAAACTTGGAGGAATACGCAAAAGCTATAATCAAGTGcggaagcaaaaaaaaacacaaataatgaaTTTTTGTTGTTAAAACTAACTTTTGTCTCACCAAAACTACATGATTTAATTGCAGAGAATCGCTGCCAAAATGCTGAGGGATGATCTGGAGTTATTTGGCCAGACACTTGATGGGAGAATGGATATGGGCCATGATGGCTTGATTGACATTGCAGTTGGTGCCAAAGGAAGAGTTGTTGTGTTAAGGTAATACTTTActtatacagtactgtgcaaaagacAGTCACCCAAATTTTTGGTCTTCTGTATTTGTGCGGCAGTTAGAGTGGAATGTTGAGTACATTGTTGTACtctttttatttaattatttctaAAGCATTTTGGCTTAACCTTTTTTACTGTGCCTATAATTTTGCACAGATCTGTGTattgagagatagacagacatttGAAGAGAGAAACATACATTTCCTTTCTAATACAATCTTTGTTAAAGCTATGACTTATTTTGGTAACTTACAGGTCCAAGTCTGTCTTCAAcgtctctgctggtctctcattCCACCCCTCTGAGATCAGCACTGATCCATTTGACTGTCTCACCAGTGAGGACCAAACCTTCCCAGTGTTCACTATAACAGCCTGCTTTAGTATGGTGGAGGCTACCAAGAGTGGTAAGAACTCACTACCAGTTATATCTGTtctactggcctcttcaacaaggccaaggactcccactgacattCATTTATTTAACTTTTATAAGTCCATCTAATGGCAATTACACTATGCATAAGCCACCTTTATCTTAGTATCTGATTGCACTGTTGACCACTCAAGCTGCAGATTcttatttttaaatatattttatatttaaattgttttattctcaGATTGCTTAgttcttagattgtttagttcttagaaatagttaaacttttgaCTTACGTAATTTAAGattcgtatatgtttattgtttgcacctccctgccacagtcaATTCTGTGTTTGTACAACATACATGGTTAATAAAgtgaattctgattctgatctatGATGAAGTTCAGTGGGATGATGGTAACATTGTCTGAATGTGTCCAGGAGTGCGGAATGCAGAGATAAATGTCTCTTACATGCTGGAAGTGGATCCTATGAGGCACACCAGTAGAGGTCTCGTTGGCAGGAATGGAACCAGAGGACTTCAAATGATTGAGAAGCTGAGCAAAAATGTGACCTGCTTTAACCACTCAATCCACATGAAGGTAAAATCTTAACATGTCAGAGCCTGCATTAACACCTTtatgcaaaaaatatatattaatgcAACTGCAATGTAAATCTGGTGATGACAAATGGAAAAggttttgatttaaaaaaaatcttcacTCCAGATATGTGTGAAGGACACATTGTCCCCAGTTGTTATCAAACTGACATTTTCTCAGAACTCAACAACACCACCAACTGGCATCTTGAATGTTGACAGCCCTACAAAGGCTTCCATTGAGGTACTTCACAAGGCTCTGATTACATTCCATTGAATTAACATTCCCATAGTGCCAGACAGTACTGTAAGGCTTAACTATGACCTATCGGGAGGGCATTTAAAATTAAACAATTCGCTTCCTTGAAGCTTCTTTGGAAATTACAATTCACGATTGTCATCAACTttgtcgttctggataagagcgtctgtgactaaatgactaaatgtaacttgttGTAGGTGCCCTTTACGAAGAAttgtgaaaacaaagaaaaatgtgTTGCAGAGCTTGAAGTAAACTTTAACTTCACGTATGTATTGAATCGTAACAAAGTCAATGAAGTCAAAAGACAACCAAGAAGCAGCAAAGTTATACAATATAAATACAGACTATTACATTTGAAGTGTCTCTTTTTCATTACCCAGAACCTCAACTTTAATTGTGATGGACCAAAGCTACTTCAACGTAACAGTAAGACTGTCCAATCATGCAGATGATTCTCATAACACCAGCCTCACATTCCTCTACCCACCTGGCCTATCGTTCTCTAAGATGCATCTGGAGAAGGTATATTAAAAAAATTCCATTACAGTACATGCAATTAAGAATAGATTCCTGATGTCAATCAACAATATTCCATACTATTGGTGTTACAAAAGTACTGTAGCCAGGCTTCCCTGGTGTAACTCTGTGTACTAGGCCACAAGGACGACCCTCCACAAATGCAGCAATCTAGAGGGGGTCACTCACAGGACCCTGTGCAGCATCAGCCTTCCTGTCTATCGCAGCAAAACAACAGTAAGGGGTGTACTACCTGTAAACTGAGTTTACACTGTAGGATGTTCACAGTAGAAAAAATGTTGTTAGGTTAAAGAATTCACTAGTGTGATCCCAAATTAACCAATATTTACACTATTGCTGCAGTTGTCAATTATTAACTAAGAGGAATATCTAACAcaacaaatgtgtttttattttttcaggCAACATTTAAGAGTTTATTTCGCATTTCAAATTCCTACAATTGGAATGACACCATGTCCATGACCATCATTGGACACAGGTATTAGTACAGCCCGATTAaccaatgttctcatatgctgTGATTGTAAGAAGTAACCCACACTGTTTACAAGACTTGAGCTGGATTCAATTTTTCATTTACAGTGATAATGACAACTCCACCAATGCTACAGTTACCAAATCCATTCCTGTTCAGTTTGCAGTTGATTTGACAGCAAAGGCGTACGTTCATGTTTTTACACTAACAATATTTTTGTTAAATACTTTGTTGAATCATTCTGGCATAACAATTCAGGTTGGATTTCACTTTAGGAATTATGAATACTCCAACACGTATTTTATCGTTAATCAAGAGGATAAAGGACTTAAAAATCTGGTAAATGTATACGAGGTATGGCATAAGTTCTACTTGACCAAATCAACTCTAGATCAATTTTTTGCATGCTcaatatgttttgtattttttctcaAGGTGTTTCTACTAATGCTAAATCAGGAAGTCTTTTGAATTAggttgtaaaaaaatatattaatacaaataaaatactaaTATTAGAACAATATTCACAGGTGAAGAACTTGGCTTGGAAGTCTTTGcctgttacagtaaccatcacCTTCCCAACTCTGCTTGGGCATCAATTTGAAATGAGGGATTATAAAGTATCAGTCTCAGAGGTAACTTGTTCACAGTTATGTATAATActtgattgttgttgttgtataatACTTGATATTCTTGTTTTGCTGTCGCTTTCAACAAATATTCATCACAATGCATTTCTTATGTATTTTTAGAACCAAACAGAATGTAAACAAACTATAAACGCAACATCAGACGTGAGTGTACCATATCATTACATATATGGCAATCaaggaaatgtaaaatttgaatgGAAGTTTGAAAATATCTACAGAAaattatgaagaaaaaaaatatgttcTATTACAGTACTGcactaaagaaaaaaactgcaagTCCATCAAATGTAATGCTGTTATATTGGACAAAAATGCAACTGTTCAATTCAAACTTCGGGGAAGTGTATCTTTTGAGGGCCTTGAGCAGTTGGTAAAGGTATGTCTCACACAAAGCTATATTGCTATCAGTTCTTACCATAATTCATTAAAACTGTACAGAGTTCATTGTACAGACTGaaatattgtaaaatattttacaaatgaaTCCTCAATTCACAGGACATGCCACTGTCCAAAATGTTCACTGGCGATGAAGCAGACGTTCGATTCAaaagttttgtaaatgttgactatGACAAGCAACGATATGTCCAAAAATCAAGTAACCATGAGGTAAATTTAGTTAAACTACCAATACATTTATCCTAGTAATAAAGGCAATAAACATAATGCattatgtgtttttgtttttggcaGAACAAACATTATACAAGTTTCCACCAGGCACAGGTAAAACTGAGATTCAAATTGAAGAAGACCGATTGTCTGTGTTTATATCAAACTAATCTGAGCTAATCTTCCGGTTTTTCTTACACCTCTGATATTAAATAAATGTCTCATTTAACAGATTGATGTTCGAGCAGAGTTCATCATTCCCCCGAACAAAGAGCTGATTATAGCAACAGGTGCTGGTGGGGGGGTCCTGCTTCTCCTTATTATTACTGTGGTCATGTTTAAGGTGAGAACCTGTCTGTGAACCGCACCTCAAAATCGAAATGTTTCGTGTAAGAAAGTCATTTTTTACCGTTTTTCTTTGTCATTAGATGGGATGCTTCAATTCAAAAATGACATGGACTCCTGGGAAAGAGGAGATTGATGATGGAGAAGAGAATTATGGGAATGGACGGTTTAAAGAAATTGGTTGGAATCAGATTGCCTGACAAGAAAATGCCTGAGTCTTGTGGTGGCACAGAAGCAAAAGCACTCATGGCAAACATTTAAACGCCCCAACAGGAGTAAGGAAAGGAAGAAAGCAATGGCTGTGTGTGAtaaaaaggctaaagacgcacttgttctgggagtacaacaATACTTAAGAAATATTTGTTGGATCAgaagtttatttcctccaggaacacaatcaCACTTATTGAGGGGATTTGTAGCACTTGTTGAGGCTAGCTGTAACTGATTGAACTACTTTTACTctctgtgaattatattattgggtgtgctcacgccttTGGCAAGCataaccattgttctctcacatatatattattattcttttcccacccctaaggatccatCAATATTctgactacatagacaacgttgaTGTCAAAAGTTGTCTTGgtcccgattgagttgcttgtatttttatgtacgttccgttgcacagtttaggaggttacgtTTTTGTGGAAAAAACTGCCTTATGTCAATGAAGggtactcagtgctagcctacctcacaacgtcagcaacgataaaagcgtctactaaatgagtaaatgtcaaatgtaaataataaaaacatatttttatttgtttaccttaaataaaatttaaattttctttttaaatcaaTGGTTGAAGTTGTGTGCCTCAAGGCTCcttcacaccataacgttctggctaacgttctctgaaagttctaatcgttcaatttcgAGCGTTCTAGGGCGAGGTGTACACATCTGGCGTATGACTAATGTGTGACTATAACgcatgactagcgtgggactgacCATGAGGAGCGTGTAACAGCGAACAAGTAAGACACCCCAGAAAACTATTAGCGTGTGAGGACGTGTTAATGGGTCGCGACGATGTGTAACGAAAGCAAACAatgaataacaaccaagtaaCGCTAGGGTAACGACTGACTAACGATAGCCAAACGCGTGCAACGTTAGTCAAACATTCCATAAACATTCATCAGCGTTATCCAGcgtttaaaaataaatgttgaagAACGCTGGTCTCCATCAgaacttttgtgcatgttcaaaactttttttttggacCAGCGTTCTCCGACGATCACCGACGATTACCAGCATCACCAGCGTCCACACAGCGCTCAtctggcgctataccagcgaccatggaTGATTAACAATGTTTCCCTTtaacgtcatagaacgttgaccagaacgttatggtgtgatgGGGCCATAAACACCATTTAATCCAGGTTATAGtgaaataaaataaacctgAGTTTATTGTAATGTAGCAATTGTTTATTTGGGAAGTTTTGCAATTTAGTGAATACTAAACCATATTGAGagtgaaaataaaaacaatcattaagaaaacaaacaaacaaacagtgcTTGAACAGATAGTTACCATTTTCATGTGGGAATTTAAAAAGGcttccttacatttacatttatgttgCTTCCTTCACCTTATCAAGTGCAAATGATGATCCTCTCAGCTCCTCAAAGGATAATGTCAACACACttataaaaacaaaaacgtACGAATCTTTAGAGACTGCAATCACAAAAGCTACTGACCAAAAGGGGATGCTGTTGGGTCAAAAGTCTTGAAAAGATCCTTCAATTGCGTCATGCTTACATTGCTCTCGTTCCTCGTTTGTCTAGACAGCGCTTTCTGCGACCCGTTGGTGGGAGGTCGTGTCAGTAGTGCCACAGCTTGAATAGGTAGGTTGTGGAAACCAGGGGCACCTACCTGGGCTTGACTCTTCAGGGAAGGACGAGGTTCTACCACAGCctcatgggagatggagtctTGTAGGGACGGCTCTTCCGTCCCATTACACCCCACAGGCGACTTTGTATCATCCTCCTCCGTCTTTACGTCctttttttgcttttgtttcTCAGTGCAGGGAggttgtttggcgtatttactGACGCTGAAGCCATCTCTTACTGAAAGGCAGCAAAAAGAAAGTTTTGTTAATTCGAGTTGGATGGTTAAACAATGGGTGTGCATTATTACTACATGAAGTTTGTCGTTTTGTTCATCCTTTATGTATGAACAAATCACCCACATTAAACCTGCTTTGTTTTTACAGCATGAGGAAAAAGGAAACAAACATGACATATTTTAAAGGATAACACACATGACCATACCAGTGTCTTTGCTTTGCTTTCCCTCTTGGCGACATGGAGTTAGGGACTGAAAAAGGGTCTTGAAAACCGCCTTGGTCTCAGCTGGTTCTGCAGTCAATAAAAACATCGAAAACATTTTTAAATCAATGTTTTGGTCATATGAAAAGACAAATTAAAAGCAAAGATTAAAAGGCAATAACTTCACCTGTGTGTGACGCAAGATCTTGTGGTCTGCCTTTGACCTGGTTGCTGCAGAAATCTGGCTTGGCCTGTGTGGGAGACTCTGGTGGGATGGCCTCACCAATGGGTTTAGCAAAGAGGCTGGAAAAGGGTTTTTCCACAGGCTTAGAAGACTCGAGCGGAATCTCAACTGAACAAAGACCTTCATGCTTATGATCTGACAAGCCGATAGGACTACTGGGCGAATTCTGAGTCTGAGGGGTGTGCATAGGAGCCGGGTTGATGAGGCCGGAAAATAGATTATGAAAGGGTTTCCTTAAGGGATTAACATCGATTTCTCTGGGGCCTGGTGGGGAACCTGGGGTCTCTTTTGACTTTTTGTGACCAGATAGGGTTGGAACAGGAGGAGATTGGGCAGTAGAAGTCTGGCCTATTGACCCTGCAAAGAGGCTATTAAATGTTTTTTGAAGCGGTTTGCCGGATGCAATAGACTCAGTAGAAAGGGAAGCCTTCCTCTTACGATCTGTAGATAATCTTGAATGAGTTTGAGAAGACGGTATCATCCGCAGACCGGTTTGAGTTCTGAGGGGATATTGATTTGCCTGTGCAGGAGCTGTGGAGCATTTAGGAGCTGTCGTCTGACTGATGGGAACTGcgaaaagggagaggaaggattgGTCCTGGGATGGTTTTGTTCCTCCCTTATCTGAAAAGGACACTTGGGAGCTATGTGGAGGATCGGCACACATCTTCACGGGACTATGCAAGTTCTGATCGATGGGGCGTGCAAAAAGCTTCTGGAAAGCTGTTCCGGAGGGTTGGTTATTTCCAACCATTTCAGCAGGGCGTTTAGTTTTGCAGTCTTCAGAGTACGACTTGGAACAATGTGAGGATCCTTCTGTACTTGGGTGAGTTCTCAGGGTACCAGATTTTGTTTGAGGAGCAAGAGGCCTGGGCGAGCTATAGGCCTGAATGATAGGACTGGCAAATAGGCTACGGAAAGGTTTTTCTTGCATTTTTTGTGACCCGAGGGAATTCGCAATTGCATAAGAAACCTTCTCCTTACATTCTGTGGAGCTTGATGGATGACTGGGGGACGTTCGCTGGGACCAATGTCCAGGGGATGGCTGTCTACCAGGGTGTGCAAAAAGGTTGTTGAAGGGTTTAGGTTTATCAGAGAGTGTGCGAGACCCAAGAACTGCCTCGACGGAATAGGAGACCGGCACCTTACTGTCGGTGGTATTTGCATATGAATCTACGGTGTGGACTGAGTCTATGTAAGGGGTGTCTTTTGTCTCTGCAGGTTCTGGCGTGTTCCACAGATGGACTCTCTGCTCGGTGTCTGGCTCAGAGGGGCAGGCGCTGTTGTAAAAATTTGGCCTGAAATTCCAAATGAGTGAATTGTAAGAGATCTTAAATGTATCAAAAACTTTAACAATTTGTAGATCAAGGTTCTTTACGCTTAAGAATTAGCACTGGAGTGTGAGCCATGAAACTACTTGACATAGGGAAAAAAACTGGACACTATTAC contains:
- the LOC124483278 gene encoding integrin alpha-L-like isoform X1, giving the protein MRENDQKKTYSFAHLHGNYRCLNESHVWRMHKHELCVNLYTRNEDRVLSASWAFNIDVANPHICTGKKQDLFDYKVVQYISGKKGIRVTVPLQKSSTGGICKCVQNQTVCYNPAKNVALLPNGDRSLEYIGLTLGDDLMNPPNFVACSPGLVHECDENSHLNSVCYKFNSEFQKTSNFTPAFQECTKKKVDLVFLFDGSESMSRDEFNKNKGFILDIIKLHQKSSIKFAAVQFSKESRTVFDFNDYQKGTAEGKLRKEQHFQSLTNTHKAIDFVLKNLFDNSIAGATPDATKVLVIITDGLPTDSDRNLKSIKRTNEKNIIRFIIGVKNPSNKNNYNVDFLEKLKKLASEPKDNNTFLIEDYNGLSRILDIYQKKTFKVYNTAWEGNLRKDMSQSGFNSQLQEDILVLGSVGLYEWRGSLSEIQGPGSEKREIVDPSIEKDSYMGYALTVAKKNDHLLYLTGAPSFEHKGQILLFTNDENNDWEVTTKEYGEQIGSYFGAELSAVDIDSDGNTDFLLVAAPMFYQSQSEGKIYVYQLTDKLELRSVMNVSGPFWGRFGSSISSVTDLNGDDLKDVAVGAPLEDEGRGAVYIYLGDKLGGIRKSYNQRIAAKMLRDDLELFGQTLDGRMDMGHDGLIDIAVGAKGRVVVLRSKSVFNVSAGLSFHPSEISTDPFDCLTSEDQTFPVFTITACFSMVEATKSGVRNAEINVSYMLEVDPMRHTSRGLVGRNGTRGLQMIEKLSKNVTCFNHSIHMKNSTTPPTGILNVDSPTKASIEVPFTKNCENKEKCVAELEVNFNFTTSTLIVMDQSYFNVTVRLSNHADDSHNTSLTFLYPPGLSFSKMHLEKATRTTLHKCSNLEGVTHRTLCSISLPVYRSKTTATFKSLFRISNSYNWNDTMSMTIIGHSDNDNSTNATVTKSIPVQFAVDLTAKANYEYSNTYFIVNQEDKGLKNLVNVYEVKNLAWKSLPVTVTITFPTLLGHQFEMRDYKVSVSENQTECKQTINATSDYCTKEKNCKSIKCNAVILDKNATVQFKLRGSVSFEGLEQLVKDMPLSKMFTGDEADVRFKSFVNVDYDKQRYVQKSSNHENKHYTSFHQAQIDVRAEFIIPPNKELIIATGAGGGVLLLLIITVVMFKMGCFNSKMTWTPGKEEIDDGEENYGNGRFKEIGWNQIA
- the LOC124483278 gene encoding integrin alpha-L-like isoform X2; translation: MTKRRLIPLLTCMATIVLSASWAFNIDVANPHICTGKKQDLFDYKVVQYISGKKGIRVTVPLQKSSTGGICKCVQNQTVCYNPAKNVALLPNGDRSLEYIGLTLGDDLMNPPNFVACSPGLVHECDENSHLNSVCYKFNSEFQKTSNFTPAFQECTKKKVDLVFLFDGSESMSRDEFNKNKGFILDIIKLHQKSSIKFAAVQFSKESRTVFDFNDYQKGTAEGKLRKEQHFQSLTNTHKAIDFVLKNLFDNSIAGATPDATKVLVIITDGLPTDSDRNLKSIKRTNEKNIIRFIIGVKNPSNKNNYNVDFLEKLKKLASEPKDNNTFLIEDYNGLSRILDIYQKKTFKVYNTAWEGNLRKDMSQSGFNSQLQEDILVLGSVGLYEWRGSLSEIQGPGSEKREIVDPSIEKDSYMGYALTVAKKNDHLLYLTGAPSFEHKGQILLFTNDENNDWEVTTKEYGEQIGSYFGAELSAVDIDSDGNTDFLLVAAPMFYQSQSEGKIYVYQLTDKLELRSVMNVSGPFWGRFGSSISSVTDLNGDDLKDVAVGAPLEDEGRGAVYIYLGDKLGGIRKSYNQRIAAKMLRDDLELFGQTLDGRMDMGHDGLIDIAVGAKGRVVVLRSKSVFNVSAGLSFHPSEISTDPFDCLTSEDQTFPVFTITACFSMVEATKSGVRNAEINVSYMLEVDPMRHTSRGLVGRNGTRGLQMIEKLSKNVTCFNHSIHMKICVKDTLSPVVIKLTFSQNSTTPPTGILNVDSPTKASIEVPFTKNCENKEKCVAELEVNFNFTTSTLIVMDQSYFNVTVRLSNHADDSHNTSLTFLYPPGLSFSKMHLEKATRTTLHKCSNLEGVTHRTLCSISLPVYRSKTTATFKSLFRISNSYNWNDTMSMTIIGHSDNDNSTNATVTKSIPVQFAVDLTAKANYEYSNTYFIVNQEDKGLKNLVNVYEVKNLAWKSLPVTVTITFPTLLGHQFEMRDYKVSVSENQTECKQTINATSDYCTKEKNCKSIKCNAVILDKNATVQFKLRGSVSFEGLEQLVKDMPLSKMFTGDEADVRFKSFVNVDYDKQRYVQKSSNHENKHYTSFHQAQIDVRAEFIIPPNKELIIATGAGGGVLLLLIITVVMFKMGCFNSKMTWTPGKEEIDDGEENYGNGRFKEIGWNQIA
- the LOC124483278 gene encoding integrin alpha-L-like isoform X3, whose translation is MSRDEFNKNKGFILDIIKLHQKSSIKFAAVQFSKESRTVFDFNDYQKGTAEGKLRKEQHFQSLTNTHKAIDFVLKNLFDNSIAGATPDATKVLVIITDGLPTDSDRNLKSIKRTNEKNIIRFIIGVKNPSNKNNYNVDFLEKLKKLASEPKDNNTFLIEDYNGLSRILDIYQKKTFKVYNTAWEGNLRKDMSQSGFNSQLQEDILVLGSVGLYEWRGSLSEIQGPGSEKREIVDPSIEKDSYMGYALTVAKKNDHLLYLTGAPSFEHKGQILLFTNDENNDWEVTTKEYGEQIGSYFGAELSAVDIDSDGNTDFLLVAAPMFYQSQSEGKIYVYQLTDKLELRSVMNVSGPFWGRFGSSISSVTDLNGDDLKDVAVGAPLEDEGRGAVYIYLGDKLGGIRKSYNQRIAAKMLRDDLELFGQTLDGRMDMGHDGLIDIAVGAKGRVVVLRSKSVFNVSAGLSFHPSEISTDPFDCLTSEDQTFPVFTITACFSMVEATKSGVRNAEINVSYMLEVDPMRHTSRGLVGRNGTRGLQMIEKLSKNVTCFNHSIHMKICVKDTLSPVVIKLTFSQNSTTPPTGILNVDSPTKASIEVPFTKNCENKEKCVAELEVNFNFTTSTLIVMDQSYFNVTVRLSNHADDSHNTSLTFLYPPGLSFSKMHLEKATRTTLHKCSNLEGVTHRTLCSISLPVYRSKTTATFKSLFRISNSYNWNDTMSMTIIGHSDNDNSTNATVTKSIPVQFAVDLTAKANYEYSNTYFIVNQEDKGLKNLVNVYEVKNLAWKSLPVTVTITFPTLLGHQFEMRDYKVSVSENQTECKQTINATSDYCTKEKNCKSIKCNAVILDKNATVQFKLRGSVSFEGLEQLVKDMPLSKMFTGDEADVRFKSFVNVDYDKQRYVQKSSNHENKHYTSFHQAQIDVRAEFIIPPNKELIIATGAGGGVLLLLIITVVMFKMGCFNSKMTWTPGKEEIDDGEENYGNGRFKEIGWNQIA
- the LOC124483280 gene encoding zinc finger CCCH domain-containing protein 6-like, encoding MAFANLFTSIPNDVTSPREPASFEREDGELEPDELGKDNEETNKSRNRSLLSGQQSTSKMKKKRARKSFSSALPKGPSKKVRDNAYFSDLDSRARDYHMKRNDYKQPCIDFSRELDNYNRVKLADQCSSQTAESAQNNGVKQKDASVQNVDNQQQQKKKKKKKNKKKKWDMKLQSQTNWRGNPTERGGHQAHQSTHFSSMRGRGFANKGGQCADRGQAGSRKGSNSPREQQDGSRNGGGRKDQMGRFQNTNRFQRNGRGFRGGRRQFEQENVVEQKRVMTQEFKDQNVIEKDGRFICRHFLLGKCIKGDECQLEHALDVHNTFKEACKFYIQGFCTKGTTCPYMHEDFPCKFFHSGGKCFQRDGCRFSHEPLTDLTRKLFEESWKQHKEMTTGNQPENTEQETTKDQTINTVDADKPKSDIDIFLDPVRPNFYNSACPSEPDTEQRVHLWNTPEPAETKDTPYIDSVHTVDSYANTTDSKVPVSYSVEAVLGSRTLSDKPKPFNNLFAHPGRQPSPGHWSQRTSPSHPSSSTECKEKVSYAIANSLGSQKMQEKPFRSLFASPIIQAYSSPRPLAPQTKSGTLRTHPSTEGSSHCSKSYSEDCKTKRPAEMVGNNQPSGTAFQKLFARPIDQNLHSPVKMCADPPHSSQVSFSDKGGTKPSQDQSFLSLFAVPISQTTAPKCSTAPAQANQYPLRTQTGLRMIPSSQTHSRLSTDRKRKASLSTESIASGKPLQKTFNSLFAGSIGQTSTAQSPPVPTLSGHKKSKETPGSPPGPREIDVNPLRKPFHNLFSGLINPAPMHTPQTQNSPSSPIGLSDHKHEGLCSVEIPLESSKPVEKPFSSLFAKPIGEAIPPESPTQAKPDFCSNQVKGRPQDLASHTEPAETKAVFKTLFQSLTPCRQEGKQSKDTVRDGFSVSKYAKQPPCTEKQKQKKDVKTEEDDTKSPVGCNGTEEPSLQDSISHEAVVEPRPSLKSQAQVGAPGFHNLPIQAVALLTRPPTNGSQKALSRQTRNESNVSMTQLKDLFKTFDPTASPFGQ